In one Bactrocera tryoni isolate S06 chromosome 5, CSIRO_BtryS06_freeze2, whole genome shotgun sequence genomic region, the following are encoded:
- the LOC120777232 gene encoding larval cuticle protein 65Ag1-like yields MMKFNILCAFVVLLVAHAATTAPVEKHVEIVRQDADVAPESYKFGFETSDGTQHDEEGQLKNVGTDDEAIAVKGSYKYVGDDGVTYHVSYTADEHGFQPVGDHLPKA; encoded by the coding sequence ATGATGAAATTCAATATCCTTTGCGCATTCGTTGTACTTTTGGTTGCACATGCCGCGACAACCGCACCAGTCGAGAAACATGTGGAAATTGTACGCCAGGACGCCGATGTGGCGCCAGAGAGCTACAAATTCGGTTTTGAGACAAGCGATGGCACACAACATGACGAGGAAGGTCAGCTGAAAAATGTTGGAACCGACGATGAGGCAATCGCCGTGAAGGGCTCCTACAAATATGTGGGCGATGACGGCGTCACCTATCACGTAAGCTATACAGCCGATGAGCACGGCTTCCAGCCGGTAGGCGATCATTTGCCGAAAGCATAA
- the LOC120776590 gene encoding putative uncharacterized protein DDB_G0272516 has protein sequence MIDTKILQFLALIAFVVVGSEAHYPYGRQYYNNHHGGYNNQNGNFNNYNNNNNNEYNNNNNNVNSNYNNINNHNNLNSNYNPNNLRNNNNNNQNDNNNRRNAHNNNPLLAINLPKIYLGDFEYMPTPDGYRYSYQLADGTRRTEVGQIPNIAANSGIYMSDERATAERTALRMRARANSKNRKLSPKSLQSLAG, from the exons ATGATTGATACAAAAATT ttgcAGTTCTTGGCGTTGATCGCATTCGTAGTGGTGGGCAGTGAGGCGCATTATCCTTATGGTCGCCAATACTACAACAACCACCATGGCGGTTACAACAATCAAAATGGCAATttcaacaattacaacaacaacaataataatgagtacaataacaacaataacaatgtgaatagcaattacaacaacatcaataacCATAACAATTTAAACAGCAATTACAATCCCAATAATCttcgaaacaacaacaataataatcagaacgataacaacaacagacgcaatgcacacaacaacaatccgttgttggcaataaatttgccaaaaatctACTTGGGCGATTTCGAGTATATGCCTACGCCCGACGGTTATCGCTACTC TTACCAACTGGCCGATGGTACACGGCGCACTGAGGTCGGCCAAATACCCAACATCGCCGCCAATTCTGGTATCTACATGTCAGACGAGCGTGCCACAGCTGAACGTACGGCCCTACGCATGCGTGCAAGAGCCAATTCGAAGAATCGTAAATTATCACCGAAATCACTGCAATCGCTGGCGGGCTGA
- the LOC120778194 gene encoding endocuticle structural glycoprotein SgAbd-5, whose amino-acid sequence MKVQMIYIIALILIAQTLHAMVIESRENGEQLLHFGFQTENGQSRTEDIKYNNTQNVISDNREEASDKVVATVKPVEYRGGYSFISADGYEYTVLYKANKNGFQPYVTARKIHNDKV is encoded by the exons ATGAAGGTCCAAATg ATCTACATCATTGCCCTGATTTTGATCGCGCAAACCCTGCATGCGATGGTCATCGAAAGTCGGGAAAATGGCGAACAGTTATTGCATTTCGG TTTCCAAACAGAGAATGGCCAATCGCGCACCGAAGACATTAAATACAACAACACCCAAAATGTGATAAGTGACAATCGTGAGGAGGCGAGCGATAAGGTTGTAGCGACCGTGAAACCGGTGGAATATCGTGGTGGTTACAGTTTCATCTCTGCCGATGGCTACGAGTACACCGTGCTCTACAAAGCGAACAAGAATGGCTTCCAACCCTACGTAACTGCACGCAAGATACATAACGATAAAGTTTGA